ATCCGCGCATCTTTCAAAATAGCTCTCATCGTATTGAGGGTTGCCATGCAGGTAGTCGGCGAAACAATCCAGACTTTCGCGGCAAACCCTTCGCGAACAAGTTCTGGAAAGTTCGCGTGAAGCTCAGCATAAATCGCTTCAGACGGCAAAAACATCAGCGCACCATCCGCAGTTTCTCCGTCGAGAATATATTTCTCCGAAATGTCTTTTATATGCTTCTTAATTGACACACGCAGCATCTTGGCAGCCTCGTTGACTTGCCAATCATTCTCAGCACGCCGCAGTGCTTCATAGGCCTCAAGCGGAAATTTAGCATCAATGGCAATCGGTCCGGGCGGGTTAGGCAAATGGATCAAACAATCTGCCCGCTTCCCATTTGAGAGCGTTGCCTGCATCGTATAACTGTCACTCGGCAAGGCTTTGGTTACAATATCTGTGAGCTGAATCTCACCAAACGCGCCCCGTGTCTGCTTGTTGCTCAAAATATCCTGAAGGCTCAAAACGTCGCCTGACAGTTTCGTAATATTATCTTGAGCCTTATCAATCGCAATAAGCCGTGCTTGAAGCTCCCCGAGTGACTTAGCCGTACTCTGAGCCGAACCCGTCAGGTTCTCGTTCATCTTGCCACTGACATCGGCAAGGCGCTTTTCCATCAGTTGTAACATGTTGGCCTGTGAAGCTGCCTGTGCTTCGCTCACGTGGGTCAAGCCCCCTGCGAGCTGTTGCTGCCCATCTGACAGCTGCTGCACACGCACACCAAGATTGCCCAATTGATGCACCAAGGGCTCTGTCATACGTGCCGAGCGCGCAGCAGATCGCATCCCCATAAACAGCATAAATAGGATTACGAAGATTAGAAAAAGTCCCGCAAAAAGAAGATGCAGCTCTGCAATCTGATAACCTGCCAGTTCAATCATGTGCGCCCGAATAGCCTCTCGATATCGCTCAATTTCAGTTCAATATAAGTAGGCCGCCCGTGATTGCATTGACCCGAATGTGGAGTCGCTTCCATCTCGCGCAAAAGTGCGTTCATTTCTTCGGCACGCATCCGTCGTCCAGAGCGGATCGAACCATGGCAAGCCACTCGGCTGAGAACAGCTTCGAGCTTGTCTTTCACCGTGCTTGTCGAGCCGCCGTCTGTCAGCTCGTCAACAATGTCACGCAACATTGCCTCTGCATTGACCTCACCCAAAATCGCAGGTGTTTCACGCACAGCAACAGACCCAGCCCCAAAAGGTTCAATGCTCAAGCCCAACTGTGCCAAATCCTGCGCGGCTTCGAGCAAAAGCGCACAATCGCCTTCGCTCATGCTGACAATCTCGGGTATCAATAGCGCCTGCGCGCGCACTCCGTTTTCCGCCATCTGTTTTTTCAGTCGTTCATAAACCAGTCGCTCGTGAGCAGCGTGTTGATCCACCAAGATCATCCCAGTCTCTGTCTGGGCTATGATGTAATTCTCGTGCACCTGTGCCCGCGCCGCCCCCAAAGGCAGCGCCTCCAATGGCCGTTCGTCATGTGTTTCGACTGTCTCAACTCGCGCAGAAAAACCGCCTGCCATTTCCGCAAAGCCTTGGCTTGGCGCAGAGTACCCCCGCCCTATATCGGGGCGATCCATTTGGTAAACCCTTGGTTCAGTCACTTCTGGCCGCATGGCCCCAAGCGCCGCGGCACCAACAGTGGAAGAGGCTCTGTGTCCTGCCTCTGCCAGCGCGTGTTTCAGTGCACTTACGATCAGCCCCCTCACCATGCCCGGGTCACGGAAACGCACCTCAGATTTGGCAGGGTGCACATTCACATCTACGAGATTGGGCGCGCAAGACACGAAAAGCGCCACTGCTGGGTGGCGATCTCTACTCAAAAAATCGGAATATGCTCCACGCAGAGCTCCAATCAAAAGTTTGTCTCGCACCGGGCGCTCGTTCACAAAGAAAAACTGCGCCACAGCAGAGCCGCGCGAATATGTCGGAAGAGCCGCGTACCCCGTCAGTGCAACCCCCTCACGCTCCGCATCGATTGCCAGCGCATTCTGGGCAAAATCACGGCCCATAACCTGCGCCAAACGTCCATGCAAAGCTTTGAAAAGGTCGCCAGTCTCTCCTTCAACGCGAAACTTAACTTGCGGCTCGCCATCGCCCGACACATCAGCCAGACTAAAGCCCACATAAGGCTCGGCCATTGCCAACCGCTTCACAACCTCGGCTATTGCCTGCATTTCTGCGCGGTCCGAGCGCATAAATTTCAAACGAGCCGGCGTCGCATAGAAAATATCACGCAGCTCAACGCGGGTTCCGCCTGCCAAAGCCGCTGGCTTCACAGCGCCCATATCTCCACCAGAGACCTCAATACGCGCGCCTTCTTTGCCCAAAACCCGCGAGACGATGCTCAGCCGTCCAACAGCACCAAGTGACGGAAGCGCCTCTCCACGAAAACCAAATGTATGGATATTCATCAAGTCAGAGCCGTCGATCTTTGATGTCGCATGTCGCGACAACGCGAGCGGTAAATCAGCCGCACTCATCCCGCAGCCATCATCTACAACCCGTATGAGTGTCTTGCCACCATCCGCAACTTCAATACGAATGCGCGTGGCTCCCGCATCGATGGCGTTTTCAACCAGCTCTTTTACCGCAGACGCTGGCCGTTCGATCACCTCACCTGCCGCAATACGATTGATTGCAGCATCGTCAAGCTGACGGATCACAGGGTGATTTTGGCTTATGTTGGGGCGAGGCTCGGACATGCCGCAAGACTTAGCATAGGCACGCGCGATTCGACCATGAGAGAAACCGCACAACAAAAAGGGCCAGCCAAGTTTCCTCTGGCTGGCCCCGATGCTGTTTAGGTTAGATTAACCCTTTGAGAACTCTGGGTAAGCTTCCATACCAAGCTCGGCCATATCCAAGCCCATGATCTCGTCCTCTTCGCTTGCACGGATACCGACTGTTGCTTTCAGCAAGAACCAGAACACTGCAGAGACAACGAAGACGAACACACCCACAACTGCGATAGATGTCAGCTGGACCATCAGGTTCGCATCTGTGTTTGTGAAGACAACGGCGATTGTCCCCCAGATACCCGCCATCAAGTGAACAGGGATGGCACCGACAACATCGTCAATCTTCAGCTTGTCAAGGAATGGCACTGCGAACACAACAATCACACCACCGACCATACCGATCAACGTCGCGGAACCGAGCGTAGGCGTCAGAGGTTCGGCTGTAATCGAAACAAGACCCGCAAGCGCACCGTTGAGGACCATCGTCAAATCGACCTTCTTGTAGAGAAGCTGTGTCAAGATCAGAGCCGCAATCGCACCGCCAGCCGCAGCTGTGTTGGTGTTCGCAAAGATACGGCTGATGTCACCAACGTTTCCGGCTGTGTTCATATAAAGTTGCGAACCGCCATTGAAGCCGAACCAACCGAGCCAGAGGATAAACGTACCGAGTGTTGCCAATGGCAGGTTCGAGCCCATGAAGGGAACTGTACGGCCTTCTTTGGTATACTTGCCGAGACGTGGTCCAAGAATGAGCGCGCCAGCCAAAGCAGCCCAGCCGCCAACCGAGTGCACGACAGTCGAGCCGGCGAAGTCAAGGAAGCCCATACCATCAAGGAAGCCACCGCCCCATTTCCAGCTGGCCTGGATCGGGTAGATGAATGCTGTCAGCACAACCACAAAGGCAAGGAACGGCCAAAGTTTGATCCGCTCAGCCAAAGTACCTGAAACGATCGAAGCGGTCGTTGCGCAGAACATGAGCTGGAAGAAGAAATCGGACCCAACTGAAGCATAGGTCAGGTCAGGCTCAGCACCCGCAAGACCAACTGGCTCAAGCGATGCCATGCTAAACGCACCCAAGATGCCTTCCATGCTCCAGCCATCGCCTGGATACATCAGGTTATAACCAACAACATAGTAAGCAATTGCGGCAATCGCAAAGAGAGCGATGTTCTTGGTCAATTGCATCGTCACGTTCTTGGAGCGGACAAGGCCCGCTTCAAGCATGGCAAAACCAGCCGCCATCCAGAACACGAGGAAACCCGCGACAAGGAACATGAAGGTGTTAAAGATGAAGCCGACTTCTGTGCTCAGCGGCAGAACCTCGGCATCTTGCGCCATTGCGGCGGCGGGCAGAAGCGTCGCCGCTGCAGCCAGCGTATATATGAATTTATTCGTCATGATTTCGTCCTTTCCCCGCGCTTAAAGCGCATCTGGTCCTGTTTCGCCTGTCCGCACGCGTACTGCCTGCGCCAGATCCAGCACAAAAATTTTCCCGTCACCGATCTTGCCAGTGCGTGCGGTCTTGGTGATTGTTTCGACAATGCTATCCGCCATGTCCGCAGGAACTGCGATTTCAAGTTTGATCTTCGGCACAAAATTGACTGCGTATTCTGCTCCACGGTAGATCTCGGTATGGCCAGATTGCGCCCCAAAGCCCTTAATCTCGCTCACCATCATTCCGCGCACGCCGATCGCGGTCAGTGCCTCGCGCACCTCTTCAAGCTTATAAGGCTTGATCGTTGCTATAATGAGTTTCACCTTGTTATCCCTTTCCCTAAGCCGCCTTTCGACAGCACTTTGCACCTGCAGCATTTGCCCAATGCGGCGCAGAAAGAAGCGTTCGGGCTCACAAGACGACTCTAAAACAGGCAGAATCCCGTTTTTTGCGCAACGACTCGCTCAACTGCACAAAAAATACGCATTTCTGTGAGGGCTTCTGCACGTCTTTCCCCTCTACATTTTACGAAAGCCAAGATAAGGTCTCACAAAACAAAGGCTCCGAGCAGGGCAGATTATGAGTAACACTGGACGCAAAAAGCCGCCGCTCGTTGCAGAGCGCCGCTACCCCAAAAAGACCGTTGCAGCGCCGAAAAAGCGCGCTGCCAGTAAGCGCAGCCCCACCAAACCAAAGCGTGGGCTCATTCGCCGCTTAATTTCGGCAATTTTTTCTTGGATCTTCCGTATCATCTGGGGCTTCGGCTGGCGGCTGACGCTTGTCTGTACGTTGCTGCTTGGCCTTGCTGTGGGTTATGTTTCACTCACTCTCCCTCCCGTGGAACAGCTTTTCGACGGCCGCGCACGCGGCTCGGTCACTTTATTAGATGCTTCAGGGAGCGTTTTTGCTTGGCGTGGTGATCAATTTGGAGGAGCGGTCACCGCAACATCTGTCTCACCACACCTTAAAAACGCAATCATTGCGACTGAGGACAAGCGGTTCTACCAACATTTTGGCTTGTCACCGCGTGGCATTGCGTCTGCTGTTCGCATTAACTTGCGCGAAGGACGCGGGCCTCTGTCTGGTCACGGTGGTTCAACGCTGACGCAACAAACAGCCAAACTCATCTGCCTTGGCGTGGATTTTGACCCCACAATCTGGAAAGACGAAGCGGCATATGAAGCCGATTGTCGTCAAGGTTCTCTCGCACGCAAGGCCAAAGAAGCAATCTACTCCATGGCAATGGAGGTCAAATACACCAAAAATGAAATCCTGACGGTCTACATCAACCGCGCCTTTCTTGGCGCAGGTGCGCGTGGCTTTGAGGCGGCATCCCAGCGCTACTTCGGCAAATCCGCAGCTATGGTCGCCCCCAACGAAGCGGCCATGTTGGCGGGCCTCCTGGTCGCCCCTACTCGCTACGCGCCAACGAACAACCTTGAGCGCTCCCAAGAACGCGCGGCAACCGTCGTACGCCTAATGGAAGAGCAAGGTTACCTCTCGGCCACAGAGGCAAAGCAGGCATCTCTGTCACCCGCTACGCTTTCTCAAGCAGCACAAGCCAAAGCAGGTGGATATTTTGCTGATTGGGTTATGACAACTGGTCCTGACTTCTTCACTCGCAATACAACAGAAGACGTCATCATCCGTACCACGCTTGATCAGCGCATCCAGCGCGCAGCCGAAGCCGCAATAAAAGACGTTTTTGATGCCAAAGTCAGCAAAACCTCTGGTGCTCAGGCTGCTATTCTAATCATGTCCGCCGATGGCGCAGTTCGCGCCATGGTCGGAGGGCGCCAAACGCAAGTTTCTGGCGCCTTCAACCGTGCCACCATGGCCAAGCGCCAACCGGGATCAGCATTCAAGCCTTTTGTCTATGCCGCTGCGCTCGACATCGGGAGATCGCCCTTTGATCTTATCAATGACGAAGCTTACTGCATCGACGTTCCTGGTTCAGGTAAATATTGCCCGAACAACTACAACGACAAATTTCACGGAACGGTCACGCTGACAGAGGCACTCAAGAAGTCCTACAATATTCCAGCAGTTAAGCTCGCACAGGAAGTCGGCCTCGATACCGTTCGTAAAGTCGCCTCCGACTTCGGCATTGAATCTGATCTTGCTCAAGGCCCAGCTCTTGCGCTCGGAGCCTCCGAAGCGAGCCTACTCGAAATGACAGGGGCCTATGCAGGCATCCTAAATGGTGGGAGCGCGGTGACACCCTACGGCCTCATTGAGCTCAAGCTTCTCGGAAATGAAGACCCTCTGATGACGGCAACAGGCGGGATCGGAGAACGCGTAATTCAACAAGAGAGTGCCGAAAAGCTGATCTGGATGATGAACAAGGTCGTCACCGAAGGTACAGGTGGTCGGGCACGCCTAGCAGACCGTGACGTAGCTGGTAAAACAGGCACCTCGCAGTCAGCCAAAGACGCATGGTTCATCGGTTTTACAGCCGACTATGTAGCTGGCGTCTGGATTGGCTATGATGACAACACCCCACTCCAAGACGTTACAGGCTCAGGCCTGCCCGCAGAGATCTGGCAAGAGGCAATGAAGCGGGTCCATGAGGGCCTTCCCATCCATGTGCTTCCGATGCGAGCACCAGAGACAAACGAAGGGCAACTCCTTGGCAAAATCTCTCCCCAAGGCGGGGCGAGACAAACGCAAAGTGCCGTGGAACAACTGCTCGAAGGAATTTTTGGCTCCACTAGTGGAACCCGAGCAAGTGGCGGCACCCCTCAAGACGCAAAAGAGCGCCAAGACCGTCAGCTAAACAACCGTGAAAGCCGGTAACCGTTACTCGCACCTTGCATCGAGTAGCGCACCTGCAACGGAAATCTTGGTTTCCTGTTGGATATCGCAGAAAATGACCGCTGGCGGCGGAATTGGGTCCGGCTCGTTCGTGCACTTCAAATCAGCCATTATAATGGCCTGATCGCCCCTCAACCGCGTTACCTTGCAGCCGGAGACCGTCTCTATAGCGATCCGCGCCCTTGGCTCTACCGCTGCCAACCGTGGCGCCCACTCGCCATTCAGGCGAATAGCTTCGGCACGCCGGTCCAATACACGCACGTCAAACGTGCTCTGAGCAACAGTGATGCGCTGAACAGGGGCCCCGCGAAAGGTGGTGCTCGGTGTGTCACATGCCGCCAAGAGAAAAACAGATAAAACAGACAATCTCATGAGATGAGGATTGATCAGACATGGTTAACAGCTGCTTAAAGGAACAGACTATTGCATTCAGCTTTTGGAATGTATATATATTCCAAAAGCTGAATATAAGGAATCATCCCATGTCTCGAAAACCAGCCGATACATATTCGCCTCTCTACTTTCTCGCATCACTTGGCGCGGGGGGGCTTTCTGTCACTTTCTTCATGTACCTAATGTTCTGGGTTCCCCATCGGGGCCGCCCCGTACCCATCTTTGAAGATATTGTGAGTGCATTCTCAACTGGTAGCACGCCCTTGCAGGCCGCGATTGTCATCGCAGTGCTTGGGATCATCGGAATGACTTTTCTCAACGTAAAATCACTCCTATGGAATTTTGCCGCCCTTCGTCGTTTCAAACAAACCAATGCTTACGCAGAATTGCGTCGCTCGAACGCCGAAACAACACTTCTCGCAGCACCGCTCGCCAGCGCGATGACAGTCAACGCCCTCTTCATTGTGGGCCTCGTGTTTGTTCCTGGGCTTTGGAACGTTATCGAGTATCTGTTTCCGCTCGCTCTCTTGGCTTTCGGAGCACTTGGCGTCTGGGCTCTCGCGCTTATCGGGCACTTCCTAGGGCGGGTTTTGAGCGAGGGCGGAATCTTTGATATGACCGCTCACAATAGCTTTGCCCAGCTCTTGCCAGCCTTCGCACTCGCAATGATTGGCGTTGGGTTCTCCGCTCCAGCGGCAATGTCGCTTACACCCGTTACTGTTGCGTTCTCTCTCGCCATCTCCACTTTCTTCGCGGTCGCATCACTTATCTACACAGTGGTCGCCCTCACAACAGCCTTTGGCTCTATGCTACACCACGGCACAGCACGTGAAGCAGGACCAACGCTTATGGTCATTGTCCCGATCGTGACCATACTCTCCATCCTGTTCTTGCGCCAAGATCACGGCCTTCATACTACTTTTGAGGGACACACCAGTGCCGCAAGCACAATGCTATGGTTGACACAAATGATCTCGGTTCAAGTCGTCTTTCTCTTGCTCGGCCTCACGGTCTTGCGCCGCCAGAACTACTTTGCGGATTTTGTTTTCGGTACAAAAACATCCCCTGGTTCCTATGCGCTCATCTGCCCTGGCGTCGCATTCTCCGTCTTGATGCAGTTCTATGTAAACAAAGGCCTCGTGGCCGCAGGCGCGATCTCTGCTTTTGGCGTCGCTTACTGGAGCCTCACGGCCATCGCGCTGTTTTCGCAGGCGCTCATGGTCATGTTGGTGTTGCGCTTGAACAAGCAGCATTTCAACCCAACGACAAAAGCCGCAGCCATCGCTGCAGAATAAAAAGCTAAGGATCACGGCGGGCTACCAAGGCCCGCCGTAATTCGTGAGCAGCGGCTTGCAGCCTCGCAGCTTTGGTAATATCGTTTTACCAATTCTAACGAGAGTGCCCATGCCATTTCAGCCCGTTCAACCCGAAAAACTCAGCCGTGCAGTCGTTCGCCAAATTGAACAGCTGGTCCTACGCGGCATTCTGCGCCCCGGGGAGCGCCTACCGCCTGAGCGTGACTTGGCCGAAAAGCTGAATGTATCGCGCCCCTCATTGAGAGAAGCGATTGGCGAGCTTCAAGAGCGCGGCCTGTTGATGACCAAAGCAGGCTCAGGGGTCTATATTGCAGATGTTCTTGGGTCTGCTTTTTCTGAAGCACTGATCGAGCTTTTCTCGTCTCATGAAGAAGCGGTCTTTGATTACCTCGCCTTTCGGCGTGACCTTGAGGGGATCGCTGCGGAGCGTGCTGCGCGACTGGCCTCTGCAACTGACCTGAAAGTCATTAATCACGCGTATGAGCGCATGGCAAAGGCTGACAAACGCACGGGTGCCCAAAAAGAGGCAGAGCTTGATGCTGCGTTCCATATGTCCATCATCGAAGCGAGCAATAATGTAGTTATGCTCCATATGATGCGCTCAATCTTTGATCTTCTCAAAGAAGGTGTTTTCTACAACAGGGCGCGTATTTTTCAGCAAAACACAACGCGCGAAGAACTATTGGGACAACACCGAGCTATTAACGACGCCCTACAAGAGCGTGACCCTGCGGGCGCACGCCTCGCTGTTGAGAACCACCTCAATTTCGTAAATGCAGCCCTCGCAGATCAGATCAAGTCAGACAAAAACGAAGATATAGCTCGCTTGAGATTTGAGCACGAACGAGAAGACTGAAGCCAAACAAAAAAACCCAGCCACTAGGGCTGGGTTTTTTGATTTCATTCAGAACGATTTAGTGAAGCTTTGATTCCACTTGTGAAATCGCATCATCAATCAACTGATTTCCTGACGCAGCAGTCATCTGCTTAGCAACAACATCGCGTGCTGCCGCAACAGCGACGACAATCGCGCTATCACGCACTTCTTTAACAGCTGAAGCTTCGGCACTTGCAATACGGTCCTCTGCGGCCGCCAAACGGCGCGCAATAGATGTTTTAATATCAGCCTTGGCTTGGACAGCTGCTTCTGCTGCTTCTTCCTTAGCGGCTTCAATAATACGGTTTGCTTGTTCCTGAACTTCTTTTTGTTTACGCTCGTAATCGGCCAGTACTTTCTGTGCCTCTTCGCGCAGAGCGCGCGCTTCATCAAGCTCGCTTTTGATGGTGTCTGCTCGGTTGTCGAGCATTCCGCCAATCATCGCGGGCACTTTGAAGTAAAAAAGGACACCGATGAAAACAAAGAACGCGATCGCAACAATCAGATCAGTGTTCCCAAAAGACCAGAAATAGGCTGAAAACGGGTTCTTGCTTGCCGCCATCGCAGGGCTAGCAGCAGTTAGGGCGAGGAGAATTGAAAGTTTCCGCATCTTCTTAGCCCTTCATCCGTGCTGTTACCGCTGCTGTAATGGATTTGGCATCAGCCGTTCCACCCATAGCTGCAACAAGTTCTTTCGCCGTATCTTTCGCGACGGCCTTAACACTCTCGAGAGCACCTTCGCGAATTGCAGCAATCGCTTTTTCACCCTCAGCTGTTTTAGCTGTGATCTCGGCGTCAGCTTTGGCCAGCGCGACATCTAGGTCTTTCTGAATATCTGCCTTAGTATCGGCAATAATAGAATTTGCTTCGGCGCGAGCGTCTGCAAGGGCCTTGTTGTAGGCTTCTTCCGCCTCAACTGCCTTTTGCTTCAGATCTTCAGCCGCAGCAATATCATTGGTAATCGTGCCCTGCCGCTCTGCCAGAACCGCCGCAATGCGGGGCAAGGCAACACGTGACAAAACAAGGTAGATCACGACAA
This genomic window from Lentibacter algarum contains:
- the rmuC gene encoding DNA recombination protein RmuC produces the protein MIELAGYQIAELHLLFAGLFLIFVILFMLFMGMRSAARSARMTEPLVHQLGNLGVRVQQLSDGQQQLAGGLTHVSEAQAASQANMLQLMEKRLADVSGKMNENLTGSAQSTAKSLGELQARLIAIDKAQDNITKLSGDVLSLQDILSNKQTRGAFGEIQLTDIVTKALPSDSYTMQATLSNGKRADCLIHLPNPPGPIAIDAKFPLEAYEALRRAENDWQVNEAAKMLRVSIKKHIKDISEKYILDGETADGALMFLPSEAIYAELHANFPELVREGFAAKVWIVSPTTCMATLNTMRAILKDARMREQAGAIRRELGLLFADVDRLGNRVENLDRHFHQAAKDISDIKVSADKAGRRAKRLDNFDFEELAPEQPNVVPIKAPE
- the mutL gene encoding DNA mismatch repair endonuclease MutL yields the protein MSEPRPNISQNHPVIRQLDDAAINRIAAGEVIERPASAVKELVENAIDAGATRIRIEVADGGKTLIRVVDDGCGMSAADLPLALSRHATSKIDGSDLMNIHTFGFRGEALPSLGAVGRLSIVSRVLGKEGARIEVSGGDMGAVKPAALAGGTRVELRDIFYATPARLKFMRSDRAEMQAIAEVVKRLAMAEPYVGFSLADVSGDGEPQVKFRVEGETGDLFKALHGRLAQVMGRDFAQNALAIDAEREGVALTGYAALPTYSRGSAVAQFFFVNERPVRDKLLIGALRGAYSDFLSRDRHPAVALFVSCAPNLVDVNVHPAKSEVRFRDPGMVRGLIVSALKHALAEAGHRASSTVGAAALGAMRPEVTEPRVYQMDRPDIGRGYSAPSQGFAEMAGGFSARVETVETHDERPLEALPLGAARAQVHENYIIAQTETGMILVDQHAAHERLVYERLKKQMAENGVRAQALLIPEIVSMSEGDCALLLEAAQDLAQLGLSIEPFGAGSVAVRETPAILGEVNAEAMLRDIVDELTDGGSTSTVKDKLEAVLSRVACHGSIRSGRRMRAEEMNALLREMEATPHSGQCNHGRPTYIELKLSDIERLFGRT
- a CDS encoding ammonium transporter; this encodes MTNKFIYTLAAAATLLPAAAMAQDAEVLPLSTEVGFIFNTFMFLVAGFLVFWMAAGFAMLEAGLVRSKNVTMQLTKNIALFAIAAIAYYVVGYNLMYPGDGWSMEGILGAFSMASLEPVGLAGAEPDLTYASVGSDFFFQLMFCATTASIVSGTLAERIKLWPFLAFVVVLTAFIYPIQASWKWGGGFLDGMGFLDFAGSTVVHSVGGWAALAGALILGPRLGKYTKEGRTVPFMGSNLPLATLGTFILWLGWFGFNGGSQLYMNTAGNVGDISRIFANTNTAAAGGAIAALILTQLLYKKVDLTMVLNGALAGLVSITAEPLTPTLGSATLIGMVGGVIVVFAVPFLDKLKIDDVVGAIPVHLMAGIWGTIAVVFTNTDANLMVQLTSIAVVGVFVFVVSAVFWFLLKATVGIRASEEDEIMGLDMAELGMEAYPEFSKG
- a CDS encoding P-II family nitrogen regulator, yielding MKLIIATIKPYKLEEVREALTAIGVRGMMVSEIKGFGAQSGHTEIYRGAEYAVNFVPKIKLEIAVPADMADSIVETITKTARTGKIGDGKIFVLDLAQAVRVRTGETGPDAL
- a CDS encoding PBP1A family penicillin-binding protein, translated to MSNTGRKKPPLVAERRYPKKTVAAPKKRAASKRSPTKPKRGLIRRLISAIFSWIFRIIWGFGWRLTLVCTLLLGLAVGYVSLTLPPVEQLFDGRARGSVTLLDASGSVFAWRGDQFGGAVTATSVSPHLKNAIIATEDKRFYQHFGLSPRGIASAVRINLREGRGPLSGHGGSTLTQQTAKLICLGVDFDPTIWKDEAAYEADCRQGSLARKAKEAIYSMAMEVKYTKNEILTVYINRAFLGAGARGFEAASQRYFGKSAAMVAPNEAAMLAGLLVAPTRYAPTNNLERSQERAATVVRLMEEQGYLSATEAKQASLSPATLSQAAQAKAGGYFADWVMTTGPDFFTRNTTEDVIIRTTLDQRIQRAAEAAIKDVFDAKVSKTSGAQAAILIMSADGAVRAMVGGRQTQVSGAFNRATMAKRQPGSAFKPFVYAAALDIGRSPFDLINDEAYCIDVPGSGKYCPNNYNDKFHGTVTLTEALKKSYNIPAVKLAQEVGLDTVRKVASDFGIESDLAQGPALALGASEASLLEMTGAYAGILNGGSAVTPYGLIELKLLGNEDPLMTATGGIGERVIQQESAEKLIWMMNKVVTEGTGGRARLADRDVAGKTGTSQSAKDAWFIGFTADYVAGVWIGYDDNTPLQDVTGSGLPAEIWQEAMKRVHEGLPIHVLPMRAPETNEGQLLGKISPQGGARQTQSAVEQLLEGIFGSTSGTRASGGTPQDAKERQDRQLNNRESR
- a CDS encoding FCD domain-containing protein — encoded protein: MPFQPVQPEKLSRAVVRQIEQLVLRGILRPGERLPPERDLAEKLNVSRPSLREAIGELQERGLLMTKAGSGVYIADVLGSAFSEALIELFSSHEEAVFDYLAFRRDLEGIAAERAARLASATDLKVINHAYERMAKADKRTGAQKEAELDAAFHMSIIEASNNVVMLHMMRSIFDLLKEGVFYNRARIFQQNTTREELLGQHRAINDALQERDPAGARLAVENHLNFVNAALADQIKSDKNEDIARLRFEHERED
- a CDS encoding F0F1 ATP synthase subunit B translates to MRKLSILLALTAASPAMAASKNPFSAYFWSFGNTDLIVAIAFFVFIGVLFYFKVPAMIGGMLDNRADTIKSELDEARALREEAQKVLADYERKQKEVQEQANRIIEAAKEEAAEAAVQAKADIKTSIARRLAAAEDRIASAEASAVKEVRDSAIVVAVAAARDVVAKQMTAASGNQLIDDAISQVESKLH
- a CDS encoding F0F1 ATP synthase subunit B' codes for the protein MATETHAAAGQAADAAPGMPQLDFSTWANQIFWLVVTLVVIYLVLSRVALPRIAAVLAERQGTITNDIAAAEDLKQKAVEAEEAYNKALADARAEANSIIADTKADIQKDLDVALAKADAEITAKTAEGEKAIAAIREGALESVKAVAKDTAKELVAAMGGTADAKSITAAVTARMKG